From the genome of Phytohabitans rumicis, one region includes:
- a CDS encoding deoxynucleoside kinase yields the protein MELAAARSATGRLSDVDSGGRGLFVAVEGPTGVGKTTLVNRLSQPMDAKPFLDRFEANPFLERLYAARTPQEADAFGLLAELTFVALRVVQLREIHTQLAAGAHVLADWAMVKHAAFAAATLDPADRDRVARTCALWASDVPSPDLVIHLRADPATLLSRVAGRGREMERGLTEAYFSTLSAAFDSVLPAWGAPVLTVDAASLDVFNESAVARLADQVFQLLDGRGDRLWSALNP from the coding sequence ATGGAACTCGCGGCGGCACGATCTGCGACTGGCCGTCTGTCCGATGTAGATTCGGGCGGGCGAGGGCTGTTCGTTGCGGTTGAAGGGCCAACCGGTGTAGGCAAGACGACACTGGTGAATCGGCTGTCGCAGCCGATGGACGCAAAGCCATTTCTCGACCGGTTCGAGGCGAACCCCTTCCTGGAACGGCTGTACGCGGCCCGCACGCCACAAGAGGCGGATGCGTTCGGACTGCTAGCCGAGCTGACGTTCGTGGCGTTGCGAGTGGTTCAGCTTCGGGAGATCCATACGCAGCTCGCTGCCGGCGCCCACGTTCTCGCCGACTGGGCAATGGTCAAGCACGCCGCATTCGCAGCCGCCACGCTCGATCCAGCCGACCGGGATCGCGTAGCGCGGACCTGCGCCCTTTGGGCGAGCGACGTTCCCTCCCCGGACTTGGTGATCCATCTGCGTGCCGACCCGGCGACCTTGCTGTCCCGGGTGGCTGGCCGGGGACGCGAGATGGAACGAGGGCTTACCGAGGCGTACTTCTCGACGCTGTCGGCGGCATTCGATTCGGTGTTGCCTGCCTGGGGCGCGCCGGTCCTGACCGTCGACGCGGCGAGCCTCGATGTGTTCAACGAAAGCGCGGTAGCGCGACTGGCAGATCAGGTTTTCCAACTGTTGGACGGGAGAGGAGATCGGCTGTGGTCAGCACTGAACCCGTGA
- a CDS encoding zinc-dependent alcohol dehydrogenase produces the protein MTQARSVDFGAGCRRLLFTEPGRVEVIEERLPGLGPGEVYARTVLSGVSHGTEMAWLRGEAAALHRTWDAERRVYLDGAGRDFPVAPGYETVAAVAEIGSEVTDVRVGDLVYLDRPHADGHIVASGTARAGLVPPDVAAERAVFWPLARVALGGVHDAAIQVGETVVVTGLGTVGLLVAQLARRAGATKVIGVDRHPLRLEAGASLGAHVVDAATSDVAAEVRRITGPAGADAAIEASGSYRGLHEAIRSCAVGGRVATVASYHGDQPGLRLGEEYHRNRITLISSMTVNGCVHRQYPLWTLDRLNRTARDMVSSGALCVDGLITHRVPFRSAVDAYALILDTPRTRSRWC, from the coding sequence GTGACTCAGGCACGGTCCGTGGACTTCGGCGCCGGGTGCCGGCGGCTGTTGTTCACCGAACCGGGCCGGGTGGAGGTCATCGAGGAAAGGTTGCCTGGACTCGGTCCAGGCGAGGTCTACGCACGCACGGTGCTGTCCGGGGTCAGTCACGGCACCGAGATGGCATGGTTGCGTGGCGAGGCGGCGGCGCTGCACCGCACTTGGGATGCAGAGCGGCGTGTGTACCTGGACGGTGCGGGTCGGGACTTCCCGGTCGCGCCGGGCTACGAGACGGTCGCCGCCGTGGCCGAGATCGGGTCGGAGGTCACCGATGTCCGCGTCGGGGACCTGGTGTATCTGGACCGACCGCACGCGGACGGGCACATCGTTGCCAGCGGCACTGCCCGTGCTGGGCTGGTGCCGCCGGACGTGGCGGCTGAGCGGGCCGTGTTCTGGCCGCTGGCCCGGGTGGCGCTCGGCGGTGTGCATGACGCGGCGATCCAGGTCGGTGAGACGGTTGTCGTGACTGGCCTTGGCACGGTGGGTTTGCTGGTCGCGCAACTCGCGCGCCGCGCGGGAGCGACCAAGGTCATCGGAGTTGACCGGCATCCGTTGCGGTTGGAGGCTGGCGCCTCATTGGGCGCGCATGTGGTAGACGCGGCAACAAGTGACGTCGCGGCCGAGGTACGGCGTATCACCGGACCCGCTGGTGCCGATGCGGCGATAGAGGCGTCCGGCTCCTACCGCGGGCTGCACGAGGCGATCCGCTCGTGCGCTGTCGGCGGGCGTGTCGCAACGGTTGCTTCGTACCACGGTGACCAACCCGGGCTCCGGCTGGGAGAGGAGTACCACCGCAACCGGATCACGCTGATCTCCTCGATGACCGTTAACGGATGCGTGCACCGTCAGTATCCGCTGTGGACCCTGGACCGTCTCAACCGGACCGCTCGCGACATGGTGTCCTCCGGGGCGCTGTGCGTGGACGGCCTGATCACACACCGGGTGCCGTTCAGATCAGCGGTCGACGCATATGCGTTGATCCTCGACACCCCCAGGACACGATCAAGGTGGTGCTGA